A genomic stretch from Theobroma cacao cultivar B97-61/B2 chromosome 4, Criollo_cocoa_genome_V2, whole genome shotgun sequence includes:
- the LOC18601376 gene encoding uncharacterized protein LOC18601376: protein MEDSDKTVALKVAYAEMILNTAKEAAARVMVSEKRAALFQHELNCSKEESLRLLLRLKQMIDAKTTEAEITSSNQKRKIDELEAQLHEAEDIIIDLRVELNCLRQKLGRAKNTRVQPLSGQITSEDASSLKNPTPEPNVQSPLSSGYVTVTDSDMGNKILNQAYTDDRCCNEASQRDQSNVSHVENYYPRNSDLATILMTSKKPELSRNGCTQRICALERNLLDDKFTPGGVDGQHSLLRKEFIMESSAGDKRECLQSFIKTKNVKTMVFSGEERKNSVKVRTLRRRRKTLFRRIKAVSRRFRPGQHMKPCQSSSVLSYCRTYTINGDFKPYEGSRTVSSIRVDNTDRSENSRELEEELKHNSSYCEDIVATYNGKAKSSNDIATSFQSLPDQLIEPCQSSTVLSCSQTLSSVCCNLKSNEDQLKKAETETKIKPLACLEPGLTLIKCNSDPLSGSKNFTVSVRALNKSRFFPRAADNDIKLADESVLVRQEGNSGEISTLSPSEMSTNKVNVSFKHSDLKDAKASNVTYESSTKVENINDRLLKYTFQRKRKKESLSDLDEKTSIGSCLKRRAEEKENSLQETAKSNLLNESSRGNHRLAQVPHQLISVSSKPWC, encoded by the exons ATGGAAGATTCGGAT AAAACTGTGGCGTTGAAGGTGGCGTATGCGGAGATGATACTGAACACGGCAAAGGAAGCAGCGGCGAGAGTGATGGTATCGGAGAAAAGAGCGGCGTTGTTTCAGCACGAACTGAATTGTTCCAAGGAGGAGTCGCTTCGTTTGCTTCTTCGCTTGAAACAGATGATCGACGCCAAG ACAACTGAAGCCGAGATAACATCCTCCAATCAGAAGAGAAAGATTGATGAGCTTGAAGCACAGCTCCATGAAGCAGAGGATATCATAATAGATCTTAGAGTGGAATTAAATTGTCTAAGGCAGAAGCTGGGGAGAGCAAAGAACACTCGAGTGCAGCCTTTAAGTGGACAAATTACTAGTGAGGATGCATCTTCTTTAAAAAATCCAACACCTGAGCCCAATGTTCAATCTCCTTTAAGTTCTGGATATGTGACTGTCACGGATTCTGACATGGGGAACAAAATATTGAATCAAGCATATACTGACGATAGATGCTGCAATGAAGCAAGCCAAAGAGATCAATCCAATGTTTCTCATGTTGAGAATTATTATCCTCGTAACTCTGACTTGGCCACCATACTTATGACAAGCAAGAAGCCAGAGCTAAGCAGAAATGGTTGTACACAGAGAATATGTGCTCTCGAAAGAAACTTGCTGGATGATAAGTTTACTCCTGGAGGTGTGGATGGTCAGCATTCCCTCTTGAGGAAAGAGTTTATCATGGAATCAAGTGCTGGAGATAAAAGAGAGTGTTTGCAATCCTTTATTAAAACAAAGAACGTGAAGACAATGGTCTTTTctggagaagaaagaaagaactcTGTCAAAGTTCGCACATTAAGGAGGAGGAGAAAGACTCTGTTTCGTAGAATCAAAGCAGTGTCACGCCGATTCCGTCCTGGTCAGCACATGAAACCTTGTCAATCATCTTCTGTTCTTTCCTATTGCAGAACATATACAATCAATGGAGATTTTAAACCTTATGAAGGTTCTCGCACTGTATCCTCTATCAGGGTTGATAATACGGATAGATCAGAAAATTCTAGGGAATTAGAAGAAGAGTTGAAGCATAACAGCAGCTATTGTGAAGATATTGTGGCCACCTATAATGGAAAAGCGAAAAGTAGCAATGATATTGCTACTTCATTCCAGTCTCTTCCTGATCAGCTCATTGAGCCATGTCAGTCGTCAACAGTTCTTAGCTGCTCTCAGACTTTGAGTTCAGTCTGCTGTAATCTGAAATCAAATGAAGATCAATTGAAAAAAGCTGAAACTGAGACCAAGATAAAACCATTGGCCTGTTTGGAACCTGGGTTAACACTTATTAAATGTAATTCGGATCCCTTATCAGGATCAAAAAATTTCACTGTAAGTGTCAGGGCACTTAATAAATCTAGATTTTTCCCAAGAGCTGCAGACAATGACATCAAATTGGCAGATGAGTCTGTGTTGGTCAGGCAAGAAGGCAACTCTGGGGAGATTTCAACTCTTTCACCTTCAGAAATGAGCACCAATAAGGTCAATGTTTCCTTCAAGCATTCCGACTTGAAAGATGCCAAAGCATCAAATGTAACTTATGAATCTTCAACTAAGGTGGAGAACATCAACGATAGACTTCTTAAATACACCTTCCAGAGGAAGCGCAAGAAGGAATCCCTCAGTGACCTGGATGAAAAGACTTCTATTGGGAGCTGTTTGAAGAGGAGGGCtgaggagaaagaaaatagtttaCAAGAAACTGCTAAGTCTAACTTGCTCAATGAATCTTCTAGAGGCAATCATCGACTGGCTCAGGTTCCTCATCAG CTTATTTCTGTGTCCAGCAAACCATGGTGTTAA
- the LOC18601377 gene encoding uncharacterized protein LOC18601377 encodes MEGKKEEEYCQRGNANESVNTALFTAGLLLLMVCFKRDLPLFLVEQWRAWVFLVLNLVLLAIFLTSVNPITSTQNPESKNNDEETKKQSGDCKSSNEVEACKQDPVESNKRSNEAEGKLEKEAAVEQNNELPKLSKEELNERVEAFIAMFRQHLASDARKGRDKLERKGGDVKHMKLSSDGVNCFVLKVQG; translated from the coding sequence ATGGAGGGGAAGAAAGAGGAGGAGTACTGCCAAAGGGGAAACGCAAATGAGAGTGTGAATACAGCTCTGTTTACAGCCGGGTTACTACTCTTAATGGTCTGCTTCAAACGTGATTTGCCCTTGTTTCTTGTTGAACAATGGCGAGCTTGGGTGTTTCTTGTGTTAAACCTTGTGCTTTTAGCTATTTTTTTAACTTCCGTGAACCCAATCACTTCAACCCAAAACCCAGAAAGCAAGAACAATGACGAAGAAACGAAGAAGCAAAGCGGGGATTGCAAATCGTCCAATGAAGTTGAAGCATGCAAACAAGACCCCGTCGAGTCAAACAAAAGAAGCAACGAAGCTGAGGGTAAACTAGAGAAAGAGGCGGCGGTTGAACAAAACAATGAGCTTCCCAAGCTGTCAAAGGAGGAGCTGAATGAGAGAGTGGAAGCTTTCATTGCCATGTTCAGGCAGCATTTGGCTTCGGATGCAAGGAAAGGAAGAGACAAGCTAGAAAGAAAAGGAGGCGATGTGAAGCACATGAAGCTTTCATCCGATGGAgtaaattgttttgttttgaaagTGCAGGGGTAA
- the LOC18601375 gene encoding inactive LRR receptor-like serine/threonine-protein kinase BIR2, which produces MKGSFSSRLKILFSFVLAWIFLPGFVLSAVTEDDMKCLEGVKNSLKDPDRKLSSWTFNNNSVGFICKFVGVTCWNERENRLLSLQLRDMKLSGQLPESLEYCQSLQTLDLSANKLSGTIPPQICTWLPYLVTLDLSSNDLSGSIPPELSKCAYLNYLTLSNNRLSGSIPNQLSALGRLKKFSVANNDLTGAIPSSFENHDKADFAGNSGLCGGNLGKCGGLSKKNLAIIIAAGVFGAAASMLLGFGVWWWYHLRSMRRRKKGYFGRGDDSGWAERLRAYKLTQVSLFQKPLVKVKLADLMAATNNFNAENIIISTRTGTTYKAVLPDGSALAIKRLTTCKLGEKQFRWEMNRLGQLRHPNLAPLLGFCIVEEEKLLVYKHMSNGTLYSLLHGSVAAIDWPTRFRIGLGAARGLAWLHHGCQPPFLQQNICSNVIFVDEDFDARIMDFGLAGLMTSSDVNETSFENGDLGEFGYIAPEYSSTMVTTLKGDVYGFGVVLLELVTRQKPLEINAGEEGFKGNLVDWVNHLSSSGRIKDAIDNSLRGKGHDEEILQFLKIACNCVVARPKDRWSMYQVYQSLKSMAEELGFSEQFDDFPLIFSKQDNESM; this is translated from the coding sequence ATGAAGGGATCTTTTTCCAGCAGGTTAAAGATCTTGTTCAGCTTTGTTTTAGCATGGATATTTTTGCCAGGATTTGTTCTGTCAGCTGTAACTGAAGATGATATGAAGTGCCTGGAAGGTGTCAAGAATTCTCTAAAAGACCCAGATCGTAAGTTAAGCTCGTGGACTTTCAACAACAATTCAGTTGGTTTCATATGCAAGTTTGTTGGAGTTACATGTTGGAACGAACGTGAAAATCGCCTGCTAAGTCTTCAACTTCGTGACATGAAACTGTCAGGACAGTTACCTGAATCTTTAGAGTACTGTCAGAGTTTGCAGACTTTGGATCTGTCAGCTAACAAGCTTTCTGGTACGATCCCTCCACAAATATGTACTTGGCTACCTTATTTAGTAACCCTTGATCTGTCTAGCAATGATCTGTCAGGTTCCATCCCACCTGAATTATCAAAGTGTgcttatttgaattatttgacACTGTCAAATAATAGGCTTTCAGGGTCAATTCCAAATCAATTATCCGCTTTAGGTAGGCTGAAGAAGTTTTCTGTAGCAAATAATGATCTGACCGGTGCCATTCCTTCATCTTTTGAGAATCATGATAAGGCTGATTTTGCTGGGAATAGTGGTCTTTGTGGGGGTAATCTTGGAAAGTGTGGGGGTTTGAGTAAGAAGAACTTAGCAATTATAATTGCAGCTGGGGTTTTTGGTGCTGCGGCTTCAATGTTGTTGGGATTTGGGGTTTGGTGGTGGTACCATTTGAGATCGATGAGGAGGAGGAAGAAAGGGTATTTTGGAAGGGGTGATGACAGTGGTTGGGCTGAGAGGTTGAGGGCTTATAAGTTGACTCAAGTTTCATTGTTTCAGAAGCCACTTGTGAAAGTTAAATTGGCTGATTTGATGGCAGCAACAAACAATTTCAATGCAGAGAACATCATAATTTCAACTAGGACGGGAACCACGTACAAGGCAGTGCTTCCTGATGGATCAGCCCTTGCAATCAAGAGGCTTACAACTTGTAAGCTTGGTGAGAAGCAGTTTCGTTGGGAGATGAATAGATTAGGCCAGCTTAGGCATCCAAATTTGGCACCCCTTTTGGGATTTTGTATTGTGGAGGAGGAGAAGCTACTGGTTTATAAGCATATGTCCAATGGGACTCTGTATTCCTTGTTACATGGAAGTGTTGCTGCCATAGATTGGCCAACAAGATTTAGGATTGGTTTGGGTGCCGCTAGGGGTCTTGCTTGGCTGCACCATGGGTGCCAGCCTCCATTCCTGCAGCAGAACATCTGCTCCAATGTGATTTTTGTTGACGAGGACTTTGATGCTAGGATAATGGATTTTGGATTGGCAGGGCTCATGACTTCCTCAGATGTTAATGAGACTAGTTTTGAGAATGGAGACTTAGGGGAATTTGGTTATATAGCTCCAGAGTACTCAAGCACTATGGTCACTACACTTAAAGGGGATGTGTATGGATTTGGTGTAGTTCTTCTGGAATTGGTAACTAGGCAAAAACCCTTAGAAATTAATGCAGGTGAAGAAGGATTTAAGGGTAATTTGGTGGATTGGGTAAATCATCTCTCTAGCTCTGGCAGAATCAAGGATGCCATCGACAATTCTCTCCGTGGAAAGGGGCATGATGAGGAAATTTTGCAGTTCCTCAAAATTGCATGTAATTGTGTGGTTGCTCGGCCAAAGGACAGATGGTCCATGTACCAGGTTTACCAGTCATTGAAAAGCATGGCTGAGGAACTTGGTTTCTCAGAACAGTTCGATGATTTCCCTCTGATATTCAGCAAGCAAGATAATGAATCAATGTAG
- the LOC18601373 gene encoding putative rRNA methyltransferase YlbH: MAASSSPILSPLHYNCNTINDNKKKLFLLANPLLFSISSKPIKTNEGSSIILFSYKSGSGLTAKDKKVLVERYGFDPNEDISEPKTKRIKEVLGQGKGKGKKVVTEEEAKPPRTTHKLLQVLGGKAKRMKLLSPKGMDVRPMMEVVKGAAFDILQVAGGCPASLRPGRWLDLYSGTGSVGIEAISRGCSEVHFVEVDPWVISNVLRPNLEWTRFLDVSVIHPVRVENFLEQADRFVGSDGPFDYISVTPPYIQVDYGTLMAQISKSAIIGEDTFIVVEYPLRTNMLDSCGCLVKIKDRRFGRTHLAIYGPKWAQKKRESQNTFHNTAQKF, encoded by the exons ATGGCTGCTTCATCCTCTCCAATTCTCTCTCCGTTACATTACAACTGCAACACTATCAACGACAACAAGAAAAAGCTCTTTTTATTAGCAAATCCTCTTCTCTTCAGCATCTCATCCAAACCCATCAAGACAAATGAAGGCTCCTCCATCATCCTCTTCTCTTACA AATCAGGAAGTGGTTTGACAGCTAAAGACAAGAAAGTTTTGGTCGAAAGATATGGTTTTGATCCCAATGAGGACATATCTGAGCCAAAG ACTAAGAGGATAAAGGAAGTGCTAGGGCAAGGGaaagggaaaggaaagaaagtaGTGACAGAGGAGGAAGCTAAGCCCCCAAGAACCACTCATAAGTTGCTTCAG GTGCTTGGAGGAAAGGCTAAAAGAATGAAGTTGCTCTCACCCAAAGGCATGGATGTGAGACCCATGATGGAAGTCGTAAAAGGTGCTGCCTTCGATATATTGCAG GTGGCTGGTGGCTGCCCTGCCTCTTTACGACCTGGTCGCTGGTTAGACCTCTACAGTGGTACAGGATCTGTTGGAATTGAAGCTATCAGCCGTGGATGTTCTGAG GTGCATTTTGTTGAGGTGGATCCTTGGGTTATTTCAAATGTTCTGCGACCAAACCTGGAATGGACTAGGTTTCTTGATGTCTCAGTTATACATCCTGTTCGTGTTGAAAATTTCTTAGAACAAGCAGACCGATTTGTAG GTAGTGATGGACCATTTGATTACATCAGTGTAACACCTCCATATATCCAAGTTGATTATGGAACCCTAATGGCTCAAATTTCCAAGTCAGCTATTATTGGAGAAGACACTTTTATT GTAGTGGAATATCCTTTGAGAACAAACATGCTGGATTCATGTGGATGCCTTGTAAAG ATAAAGGATCGAAGATTTGGTCGGACACATTTAGCAATATATGGACCCAAGTGGGCCCAGAAGAAAAGAGAGTCACAGAATACCTTTCACAATACAGCTCAGAAATTTTAA